From a region of the Panicum virgatum strain AP13 chromosome 2K, P.virgatum_v5, whole genome shotgun sequence genome:
- the LOC120696221 gene encoding uncharacterized protein LOC120696221 produces MGRWLKPDVYPLIAAMSFVTGMCVFQLTRNVFMNPDVRVSKSNRQSAVLDNADEGRRYSQHAFRHFLSTQRPEVFPALNRFFSESSSSAGDK; encoded by the exons ATGGGCCGTTGGTTGAAGCCAGAT GTGTACCCGCTGATCGCGGCCATGTCGTTCGTGACGGGGATGTGCGTGTTCCAGCTCACCCGGAACGTGTTCATGAACCCGGACGTGCGGGTGAGCAAGAGCAACCGCCAAAGCGCCGTGCTGGACAACGCCGACGAGGGGCGGCGCTACAGTCAGCATGCGTTCCGCCACTTCCTCAGCACGCAGCGCCCGGAGGTCTTCCCCGCGCTCAACCGGTTCTTCTccgagtcgtcgtcgtccgccgGCGACAAGTGA
- the LOC120694302 gene encoding mitochondrial import inner membrane translocase subunit TIM17-2-like yields MGTPETSREPCPDRILDDVGGAFGMGAVGGSVFHFLKGAYNSPNGMRLSGGAQAVRMNAPRVGGSFAVWGGLFSTFDCAMVYARQKEDPWNSIVAGAATGGFLSMRQGAGAAGRSALMGGILLALIEGAGLMLNRVLVNPPLPAEDPNLMGPGGFPGLPQAPPVVAPPEAASSSGAAGWFGGLFGKKEENKDNSSGGKSEILESFDTPSTPIPSFEYK; encoded by the coding sequence ATGGGGACGCCGGAGACGTCGCGCGAGCCGTGCCCGGACCGGATCCTGGACGACGTGGGCGGCGCGTTCGGGATGGGCGCCGTCGGCGGCTCCGTCTTCCACTTCCTCAAGGGCGCCTACAACTCCCCCAACGGGATGCGCCTGTCGGGCGGCGCGCAGGCCGTGCGCATGAACGCGCCGCGGGTGGGGGGCAGCTTCGCCGTCTGGGGCGGCCTCTTCTCCACCTTCGACTGCGCCATGGTCTACGCGAGGCAGAAGGAGGACCCCTGGAACTccatcgtcgccggcgccgccacgggcGGGTTCCTCTCCATGCGCCAGGGCGCGGGGGCCGCGGGGCGGTCGGCGCTCATGGGCGGGATCCTCCTGGCCCTCATCGAGGGCGCCGGCCTCATGCTCAACCGCGTCCTGGTAAacccgccgctgcccgccgagGATCCTAACCTCATGGGCCCCGGAGGGTTCCCGGGCCTCCCGCAGGCGCCGCCGGTCGTGGCGCCTCCTGAGGCCGCGAGCTCCAGCGGTGCGGCTGGCTGGTTCGGGGGCCTGTTCGGCAAGAAGGAGGAGAATAAGGACAACTCGAGCGGGGGCAAGTCGGAGATCCTGGAGAGCTTCGACACGCCGAGTACCCCGATACCATCGTTCGAGTACAAGTGA